One region of Parambassis ranga chromosome 21, fParRan2.1, whole genome shotgun sequence genomic DNA includes:
- the LOC114426862 gene encoding olfactory receptor 4M1-like: MDAGSNVTYIILGGHIEVHRYKYLYFLIMFTAYILIICCNATIICLIIVHKNLHEPMYIFIAALSLNSVLFSTNIYPKLLIDFLSEKQIISYQTCLLQIFLFYTLSLSEFLLLAAMAYDRYVSICKPLQYPTIMRKTTVCVFLVLAWLVPACHIVLPVALNINSKLCHFTLKGIFCNNSMYLLYCVSSTALSVYGGVVLFNIALFPMLFIFFTYTKILIIAYRSSGEVRTKAAQTCLPHLLVLINYSFLLTYDVIIVKLESDFPKTARLVMTLQIVIYSPLCNPIIYGLKMKEISKHLKRLLFPGKVH; encoded by the coding sequence atgGATGCTGGATCAAATGTAACATACATAATTCTTGGTGGACACATAGAAGTGCACAGATACAAATACCTTTATTTCTTGATCATGTTTACTGCATATATACTTATAATTTGCTGTAATGCTACAATAATATGTCTCATTATTGTTCACAAAAACCTCCACGAGCCCATGTACATTTTCATCGCAGCTTTGTCACTGAACTCTGTTCTCTTCAGCACTAATATCTACCCAAAGCTCTTGATTGactttttatcagagaaacagaTCATATCCTACCAAACCTGCCTCCTCcagatttttctgttttatacTTTAAGCTTATCAGAGTTCTTACTGCTGGCAGCCATGGCCTACGACAGGTACGTGTCTATCTGTAAACCCCTGCAGTATCCGACCATCATGAGGAAAACGACGGTGTGCGTCTTCCTGGTTCTAGCTTGGCTGGTGCCTGCTTGTCACATTGTGTTGCCGGTCGCACTAAATATTAACAGCAAACTGTGTCACTTTACTTTGAAGGGGATTTTTTGCAATAATTCTATGTACCTTCTTTACTGTGTGAGTTCCACAGCGCTGTCAGTATATGGTGGTGTTGTATTATTTAACATTGCACTTTTTCCTATGCTCTTCATATTCTTTACATACACAAAGATACTGATAATAGCTTATCGCAGCAGTGGAGAGGTCAGGACCAAAGCTGCACAGACCTGCTTACCTCACCTGCTGGTTTTAATCAACTATTCTTTTCTGCTCACTTATGATGTCATTATAGTCAAACTGGAATCAGATTTTCCCAAAACTGCACGTTTAGTCATGACATTGCAAATAGTGATCTACAGCCCTCTCTGTAATCCGATCATATATGGACTGAAAATGAAGGAAATTTCTAAACACCTCAAGAGGCTGTTGTTTCCAGGCAAAGTGCATTAA
- the LOC114426416 gene encoding olfactory receptor 51E1-like — MDVELNATYITFGGHVEVHRYRFLYFVIMFTVYILILCCNLTIIFLIWMHKNLHEPMYIFIAALLLNSVLYSTTIYPKLLIDFLSERQVISYSACLFQCFLYYSLNGSEFLLLAAMAYDRYVSICKPLKYANIMRKAIVNIILGSAWLVPACQIAVPVALSAKTELCNFILKGIFCNNSAYNLHCVSSRVLSAYGVIVLVNVTILPVVFILFTYTKIFIITSRSHREVRKKAAQTCLPHLLVLINFSCLVTYDVIIVKVEADFPKMLRLIMTLQVILYHPILNPIIYGVKMKEISKHIKRLFCQGKTN; from the coding sequence ATGGATGTGGAACTCAATGCAACATATATAACATTTGGTGGGCATGTGGAGGTGCACAGATACAGATTTCTTTACTTTGTGATCATGTTTACTGTTTATATTCTGATACTCTGCTGCAACTTAACCATCATATTCCTCATCTGGATGCACAAAAACCTTCATGAGCCaatgtacatttttattgcaGCTTTGCTTCTGAACTCTGTTCTTTACAGCACGACTATCTACCCAAAGCTTCTGATTGACTTCTTATCTGAGCGACAGGTCATATCTTACTCAGCCTGtctctttcagtgttttttataTTACTCTTTAAATGGTTCAGAGTTCTTACTGTTGGCGGCCATGGCGTATGACAGATACGTGTCTATATGCAAACCTCTGAAATATGCAAACATCATGAGAAAAGCAATAGTTAACATCATCCTGGGCTCGGCGTGGCTGGTCCCTGCCTGTCAGATTGCAGTGCCAGTTGCACTGAGCGCTAAAACCGAGCTCtgtaactttattttgaaaggaatcTTTTGCAACAACTCAGCTTACAACCTCCATTGTGTGAGTTCCAGAGTGCTGTCTGCATACGGTGTGATTGTTTTAGTCAATGTTACAATACTCCCTGTTGTGTTCATACTTTTTACATACACAAAGATATTTATAATAACATCCCGAAGTCACAGAGAAGTCAggaaaaaagctgcacagacctgCTTACCTCACTTGCTGGTTTTAATTAACTTTTCCTGTTTGGTTACATATGATGTCATTATTGTGAAAGTGGAAGCAGATTTTCCAAAAATGTTACGATTGATAATGACATTACAAGTCATCTTGTATCACCCTATCTTAAATCCCATTATATATGgagtgaaaatgaaagagaTTTCTAAACACATAAAGAGGCTTTTCTGTCAAGGTAAGACAAACTAA
- the LOC114426863 gene encoding olfactory receptor 6N2-like, whose amino-acid sequence MDSELNETYITLGGYVEVDKYRYLYFMIMFTAYILILCFNCTIVCIIWMQNLHEPMYIFIAALLINSAIFSTTIYPKLLYDILSEKQVITYSTCLFQWFVYYSLGGSEFMLLAAMAYDRYVSICKPLRYTTIMRKRTVSIFLAVSWLLPALEFTVQLLMNVHKKICNFTFEGIICNSTLFRLYCVRSAVQNIYGLAVFVNVMLLPLLFIFFTYVRLFTVAYHSSREVKRKATQTCLPHLIVLINFSCLAGYDALLLRMEADFPQIVRFIMSLQTVIYHPLFNPIIYGLKMKEIYKHLKRLFVRMV is encoded by the coding sequence ATGGACAGTGAACTAAATGAAACATATATAACTCTTGGTGGGTATGTAGAGGTGGACAAGTACAGATATCTTTATTTCATGATCATGTTTACTGCATACATTCTGATATTGTGCTTTAATTGTACCATTGTGTGTATTATCTGGATGCAAAACCTTCATGAGCCGATGTACATTTTCATTGCAGCTTTGTTGATTAACTCTGCTATTTTCAGCACGACCATCTACCCAAAGCTTCTATATGACattttatcagagaaacaggTCATAACATATTCAACGTGTCTCTTTCAGTGGTTTGTATACTATTCCTTAGGTGGGTCAGAGTTCATGCTGTTGGCAGCCATGGCCTATGACAGATATGTGTCTATATGTAAACCTCTGCGATATACAACTATCATGAGAAAAAGAACAGTCAGTATTTTCTTGGCTGTATCCTGGCTTCTGCCTGCACTTGAATTCACGGTGCAGCTTTTAATGAATGTtcataaaaaaatctgtaacTTTACTTTTGAAGGAATCATATGTAACAGTACACTTTTCAGACTTTACTGTGTGAGGTCAGCTGTGCAAAACATATACGGCTTGGCTGTTTTTGTGAATGTTATGCTTCTGCCTCTGCtctttatattttttacataCGTCAGATTATTTACAGTCGCctatcacagcagcagagaggtgaagaGAAAAGCTACACAGACCTGTTTACCTCACCTGATAGTGTTAATCAACTTTTCTTGTTTGGCTGGATATGATGCACTATTGCTGCGAATGGAAGCTGATTTCCCTCAAATTGTCCGTTTTATAATGTCACTACAAACAGTAATCTATCATCCTCTTTTTAATCCGATCATATAtggattaaaaatgaaagaaatttaTAAACATCTCAAGAGGCTGTTCGTTAGAATGGTTTAA
- the LOC114426865 gene encoding olfactory receptor 10J4-like: MDSKLNVTYITLGGYVEVDKYGYLYFVIMLTAYILILCFNCTIVCLIWMHKNLHEPMYIFIAALLINSVLFSTALYPKLLSDFLSEKQIISYSACLLQFFMYYSLGGSEFLLLSAMAYDRYVSICKPLRYTTIMRKRTVTVLLALAWLVPACEVLIQLIPYASKTICNFTFKGIICNSTIVRLHCVQSTVQNIYGLVGFVIIMILPVLFVVFTYMRLFTVAYHSSREVKRKATQTCLPHLIVLISFSCLGAYDVLLLRMDTDFPKIIRFVMSLQTVIYHPLFNPIIYGLKMKEIYKHLRRLFVRMVYVLPIDSLVKL, from the coding sequence ATGGACAGCAAACTAAATGTAACATATATCACTCTTGGTGGGTATGTAGAGGTGGACAAGTACGGATATCTGTATTTTGTGATCATGTTAACTGCATACATTCTGATATTGTGCTTTAATTGTACCATTGTGTGTCTCATCTGGATGCATAAAAACCTTCATGAGCCGATGTACATTTTCATTGCAGCTTTGTTGATTAACTCTGTTCTTTTCAGCACAGCTCTCTACCCAAAGCTGCTGAGTGactttttatcagagaaacagaTCATATCATATTCAGCATGTCTCCTTCAGTTCTTCATGTATTACTCTTTAGGTGGGTCAGAGTTCTTACTGTTATCAGCCATGGCTTATGACAGATATGTGTCTATATGTAAACCTCTGCGATATACAACTATCATGAGGAAAAGAACAGTTACCGTGTTGTTGGCTTTAGCCTGGCTTGTTCCTGCTTGTGAAGTGTTAATCCAACTTATACCGTATGCCAGTAAAACGATTTGTAACTTTACTTTCAAAGGAATCATTTGTAACAGCACAATTGTCAGACTTCACTGTGTGCAATCAACTGTGCAAAATATATATGGCTTGGTAGGTTTTGTGATTATTATGATTCTCCCTGTACTCTTCGTAGTTTTTACATACATGAGATTATTTACAGTCGCctatcacagcagcagagaggtgaagaGAAAAGCTACACAGACGTGTTTACCTCACCTGATTGTTTTGATTAGTTTTTCCTGTTTAGGTGCGTATGATGTGCTGTTACTGCGGATGGACACTGATTTTCCCAAAATCATCCGTTTTGTGATGTCACTACAAACTGTAATCTACCATCCTCTCTTTAATCCGATCATATAtggactgaaaatgaaagaaatttaTAAGCACCTCAGGAGGCTGTTTGTTAGAATGGTATACGttttgcccattgacagctTGGTTAAGTTGTAG